Proteins encoded together in one Marinobacter sp. Arc7-DN-1 window:
- a CDS encoding patatin-like phospholipase family protein produces MSLRNFWALRVPWLLTSALLFFAPLFAPPALAEERPRIGLVLSGGGAKGMAHVGVLRVLEEMRIPVDLVVGTSAGSAVGALYASGMPVTEIERRFIRMDWLSSFLDDPGRAYKPVRRKRDDWRFPVVPGIGVRADGLHVGGGLIAGQNLGFILNELTRNAALVEDFDRLPIPFRAVATDLESGEQVIIDNGNLSEAIRASMSIPGVYAPVEWQGRLLVDGGVANNLPISVARDLGADIVIAVDITDNLMETDELREAFSVVGQLTTIMTRRNTDQQLELLKGRDVLIRPDLEGYTSADFYDAPILFELGASTAREHGVELRPLSVSQADWNTWRARIGARASESEPVARIEIEDSRRLASDFLKERIRQKPGEPLDTGQLEVDLKRIYGLGYYEIVSYSTSRSPEGTILTIRVQEKSWGPNYLSFGLNYEDNFDGETHFNIASLLRMTELNALGAEWQTGVQLGTEPWVRSQWYQPLDYGYKRFLVLGGEYSRDTLSLFDSTGTRIAELNVTFRKADLALGMEVGGSAEVRLTYSRGYATVDEQIGQPVAPEDSVHQGGLALQLVHDSLDDTFFPRKGGFVGLRGRFEREGLGSDRRFDSVTGMALGTGSWKTLTLTGLVYAHAVTRGTPGIENAVRLGGFRRLSAYAPGEITGDNALMASVYASQTFGGPLLPWFVGMGFEAGNAWPSLDSASWDSSVKSSSVFAGLDTFLGPVQLAAAYNNEDNWTAYLNIGFSFTQLFY; encoded by the coding sequence GTGAGTTTGCGGAACTTCTGGGCGCTGCGAGTCCCATGGCTGCTGACCTCGGCCCTGCTGTTTTTCGCACCCCTTTTCGCACCCCCGGCCCTGGCCGAAGAACGACCCCGTATAGGTCTGGTTCTCAGCGGCGGTGGCGCCAAAGGCATGGCCCATGTTGGCGTTCTGCGGGTTCTGGAAGAAATGCGGATTCCGGTGGATCTGGTGGTTGGCACCAGTGCCGGTTCTGCCGTTGGCGCCCTCTACGCCAGCGGGATGCCGGTTACCGAGATTGAACGTCGTTTTATTCGGATGGACTGGCTCTCAAGCTTTCTGGATGACCCTGGCCGGGCCTATAAGCCGGTGCGCCGAAAGCGGGATGACTGGCGGTTTCCGGTGGTTCCGGGCATCGGGGTCCGCGCCGATGGATTGCATGTTGGTGGTGGGCTTATTGCCGGCCAGAACCTGGGCTTCATCCTCAACGAGCTGACCAGAAACGCCGCCCTGGTTGAAGACTTCGACCGCCTTCCGATTCCCTTCCGCGCCGTTGCCACGGATCTTGAGAGCGGTGAGCAGGTGATCATCGACAATGGCAACCTGTCCGAAGCTATTCGTGCCAGCATGAGCATTCCCGGTGTCTACGCGCCGGTGGAATGGCAGGGCCGGCTGTTGGTGGATGGTGGCGTGGCCAATAACCTGCCGATCAGTGTCGCCCGGGATCTGGGCGCCGACATTGTTATTGCGGTTGATATTACCGACAACCTGATGGAAACGGATGAATTGCGGGAGGCCTTCTCCGTTGTTGGCCAGCTCACCACCATCATGACCCGACGAAATACCGATCAGCAACTGGAGTTACTAAAGGGTAGGGATGTTTTGATACGTCCCGACCTGGAAGGCTACACCTCCGCTGATTTCTACGATGCGCCCATCCTGTTTGAACTCGGTGCCAGCACCGCCCGGGAGCACGGTGTGGAGCTTCGTCCGCTCTCGGTGTCGCAGGCAGACTGGAACACCTGGCGAGCAAGGATTGGCGCACGGGCATCGGAGTCTGAACCCGTTGCCCGGATCGAGATCGAGGACAGCCGACGGCTGGCCAGCGACTTTCTGAAAGAGCGAATCCGGCAAAAGCCCGGGGAGCCATTGGATACCGGACAGCTCGAAGTGGATCTCAAGCGCATCTATGGCCTGGGCTACTACGAGATCGTGTCCTATTCCACGTCCCGGTCCCCGGAAGGTACGATCCTGACCATACGGGTTCAGGAAAAGAGTTGGGGACCGAATTACCTGTCGTTTGGTCTCAACTACGAAGACAATTTCGACGGCGAAACCCACTTCAATATTGCGTCCTTGCTTCGTATGACCGAGCTTAACGCGCTGGGTGCCGAGTGGCAGACCGGCGTCCAGCTGGGTACCGAACCCTGGGTCCGCAGCCAGTGGTATCAGCCGCTGGACTACGGCTATAAGCGATTCCTGGTATTGGGCGGTGAGTATTCCCGGGACACCCTCAGCCTGTTTGATTCCACTGGCACGCGCATTGCTGAACTGAATGTGACTTTCCGCAAAGCAGACCTTGCTCTTGGTATGGAGGTCGGAGGCAGCGCCGAAGTCCGTCTGACGTATTCGCGGGGCTATGCCACGGTGGATGAACAGATCGGCCAGCCGGTGGCGCCGGAGGATTCCGTGCATCAGGGTGGCCTTGCCCTGCAGCTGGTTCATGACTCGCTGGACGACACGTTTTTCCCGCGCAAAGGAGGCTTCGTAGGACTTCGGGGGCGCTTTGAGCGCGAGGGCCTGGGTTCCGACCGCCGGTTTGATTCGGTGACCGGCATGGCGCTGGGGACGGGGAGCTGGAAGACACTGACCCTGACGGGGTTGGTCTACGCCCATGCGGTGACCCGAGGCACGCCGGGGATTGAAAACGCGGTCCGTCTTGGCGGGTTCCGGCGGTTGTCGGCCTATGCGCCGGGTGAAATTACCGGTGACAATGCCCTGATGGCCTCTGTCTATGCCAGCCAGACCTTCGGTGGGCCGCTTTTGCCCTGGTTTGTTGGTATGGGTTTTGAGGCGGGGAACGCGTGGCCGTCGCTGGATTCGGCGAGCTGGGACAGCTCGGTGAAATCCTCAAGTGTGTTTGCCGGCCTGGATACCTTCCTGGGCCCGGTGCAACTGGCGGCGGCCTATAACAACGAGGATAACTGGACCGCCTACCTGAATATCGGCTTCTCGTTCACCCAGCTCTTCTACTGA
- the cls gene encoding cardiolipin synthase — translation MGELPLVAIALGAIYLGALVCIYRILLTYRTTQGAIAWIIGLLGLPYVAVPMFVLFGRYRFGGYVKARRLGDESLTDLLNRFEQQTTSIPTPTSDRSTEELQVLCRLGRQPFTNGNRCTLLRDGEATFEALFEAMEDATRYILLEFYIVRSDRVGRRIKSILERKLAQGVEVWFLYDDIGSVWLPRTYLNQLATAGARVASFGNGNIRRRRFQINFRNHRKLLVCDGRIGFVGGINLGDEYLGTVMDQEPWRDTHCRIEGPAVTGLQLAWLEDWNWASSDFPDLDWTPVENQAGDDEVLMLPTGPADTWETCTLFFLNCINNARTRLWIASPYFVPDFQIMNALQLAALRGVDVRILIPEKSDSRLIGLAAYSYLVQACKTGIGIYRYQPGFMHQKVILVDNRYAAVGTANMDNRSMRLNFEITAITTACHFVRSVESMLEEDLDSSRLMTEGDYQDRSLLFRLGCRAVRLLAPLL, via the coding sequence ATGGGAGAGTTGCCGCTGGTTGCCATCGCGTTAGGCGCCATCTATCTTGGCGCACTGGTGTGCATCTACCGCATACTTCTGACCTATCGCACCACCCAGGGCGCCATCGCCTGGATCATTGGGCTTCTCGGCCTGCCCTATGTCGCCGTACCCATGTTCGTGCTGTTCGGGCGATACCGGTTCGGCGGCTACGTCAAGGCCCGCCGGCTGGGCGACGAATCCCTGACTGATCTGCTCAACCGGTTTGAACAACAGACCACGTCCATCCCGACACCCACCAGTGACCGGTCCACCGAAGAGCTTCAGGTATTGTGCAGGCTGGGTCGCCAGCCGTTTACCAACGGCAACCGGTGCACACTGTTACGGGACGGAGAAGCCACCTTCGAGGCTCTGTTTGAAGCCATGGAGGACGCCACGCGCTATATCCTCCTTGAGTTCTATATTGTCCGCTCGGACCGGGTCGGGCGACGGATCAAGTCCATCCTTGAGCGCAAACTGGCCCAGGGTGTGGAAGTCTGGTTCCTGTACGACGATATCGGCAGCGTCTGGCTGCCGCGCACCTATCTGAACCAGCTCGCCACAGCGGGCGCCCGGGTGGCCTCGTTCGGCAACGGCAATATTCGCAGGCGGCGTTTCCAGATCAATTTCCGGAACCACCGGAAGCTGCTGGTGTGTGACGGCAGGATCGGCTTTGTCGGCGGCATTAACCTCGGGGATGAGTATCTGGGCACTGTCATGGATCAGGAACCCTGGCGCGACACCCACTGCCGCATCGAGGGTCCGGCGGTTACCGGCCTTCAACTGGCCTGGCTGGAAGACTGGAACTGGGCCAGTAGCGATTTTCCTGATCTGGACTGGACCCCGGTGGAGAACCAGGCCGGCGACGACGAGGTGCTGATGCTGCCAACCGGGCCTGCGGATACCTGGGAAACCTGCACTCTGTTTTTCCTCAACTGCATCAATAATGCCCGCACCCGGCTCTGGATTGCCTCGCCCTATTTTGTCCCGGATTTCCAGATAATGAACGCCCTTCAGCTGGCGGCACTGCGGGGCGTGGATGTACGAATCCTTATTCCGGAAAAATCCGACAGCCGCCTGATCGGGTTAGCGGCCTACTCCTACCTGGTCCAGGCCTGCAAGACCGGCATAGGCATCTACCGGTACCAGCCGGGCTTCATGCACCAGAAAGTGATTCTGGTGGATAACCGCTACGCGGCGGTCGGAACCGCTAACATGGACAACCGTTCCATGCGCCTCAACTTCGAAATTACCGCCATTACCACAGCATGCCATTTTGTCCGAAGCGTCGAGTCCATGCTGGAGGAGGATCTGGACAGCTCACGCCTGATGACCGAAGGCGACTACCAGGATCGCTCCCTCCTGTTCCGCCTGGGCTGTCGGGCGGTCCGGCTGCTGGCGCCCCTGCTCTGA
- a CDS encoding AraC family transcriptional regulator — translation MTSAQPDTASAPLVAASSTLALVHYLERQGVLNPSRVEQLTGLAMSELRDPDRRVPADAHYRLWEHAEQVTGDPGVGLHAGQMVDPERMGLVGHVFFNCDTLGEAVTQYVRLHRLINESVLLSFEQAGDQAILCWQPDMAEHYCRQDMDRTLAAAITRTRHFIHPGIRADWAEIAHLAPAYADEYEKLLGGPVRFDCGITRLAFSSRHLGHPIPRRNPYVYSAVLKQVNSLLARLQTRRSFGRRIRRLISRQMATEKIDADTLARQCHMSRQTLYRKLKKEGLSFHGLVEQVRQDKALRYVAADHYALGEIAFLLGFSELSAFSRAFKRWTGTSPAEYRARHLAPPGTADQAPADASGER, via the coding sequence GTGACATCAGCTCAGCCAGACACCGCTAGCGCACCGCTGGTTGCGGCGTCCAGCACCCTCGCACTGGTGCACTACCTTGAGCGCCAGGGCGTGCTGAACCCGTCCCGTGTTGAGCAGCTCACCGGTCTGGCCATGTCGGAACTCAGGGATCCGGACCGGCGGGTACCGGCCGATGCTCATTACCGCCTGTGGGAACATGCCGAACAGGTAACAGGCGACCCGGGAGTCGGGCTACATGCCGGCCAGATGGTGGATCCGGAACGGATGGGGCTGGTGGGGCATGTGTTTTTCAATTGCGACACCCTGGGAGAAGCGGTTACCCAATACGTGCGCCTGCACCGGCTGATCAATGAGTCGGTATTGCTGAGCTTTGAGCAGGCCGGAGACCAGGCCATCCTGTGCTGGCAACCGGACATGGCCGAGCATTATTGCCGGCAGGATATGGACCGGACACTGGCCGCCGCCATCACCCGGACCCGGCACTTCATCCATCCGGGCATTCGTGCCGACTGGGCGGAAATCGCCCACCTTGCCCCCGCTTACGCCGATGAGTACGAGAAGCTTCTGGGCGGCCCGGTCCGGTTTGACTGTGGCATAACCCGGCTGGCCTTCAGCAGCCGACATCTGGGGCACCCGATTCCGCGCCGAAATCCTTATGTCTATTCGGCCGTGCTGAAACAGGTCAACTCACTCCTGGCCAGGCTGCAGACCCGCCGCTCATTCGGCCGCAGGATTCGCCGTTTGATTTCAAGGCAGATGGCAACCGAAAAAATCGACGCCGATACCCTGGCCCGGCAGTGCCACATGAGCCGCCAGACCCTGTACCGTAAACTGAAAAAGGAAGGACTCAGTTTCCATGGTCTGGTGGAGCAGGTTCGCCAGGACAAGGCCCTGCGCTATGTTGCCGCCGACCACTACGCCCTCGGCGAAATTGCCTTTTTACTCGGATTCTCCGAACTCAGTGCTTTCAGTCGGGCATTCAAACGCTGGACCGGCACGTCCCCGGCGGAGTACCGCGCCAGGCATCTCGCACCGCCAGGAACAGCCGACCAGGCGCCGGCTGACGCTAGTGGAGAACGATGA
- a CDS encoding GntR family transcriptional regulator — protein sequence MNVFKPRETLTEQVARHIENLIAFGQLRSGERIYEGAMAKEMDVSHGSIREGLLLLEKRHLVRNVPRKGAFVTPLDDYFVRSLYETLELYLTHTGRKLVRNWQADDMARLESLYDQMKACFEKNDLMAFLELGIEYTKASLAYADNYFIVSAIDDLWPSAKRCAFVAFQRGGNQVLEDNLAHMQESISAIKDRDEERLADILHRYALQQCHQVLDAIDNTSGKLG from the coding sequence ATGAACGTGTTCAAACCCAGAGAAACATTGACCGAGCAGGTCGCCCGCCACATAGAAAATCTCATTGCCTTTGGTCAGCTCCGGTCCGGAGAACGGATCTACGAGGGCGCCATGGCCAAAGAGATGGACGTCAGCCATGGCTCGATACGAGAGGGGCTCTTGTTGCTGGAGAAGCGGCACCTGGTCCGCAATGTTCCCCGCAAGGGCGCGTTTGTCACGCCGCTGGACGACTACTTCGTTCGCAGCCTCTATGAGACTCTGGAACTTTACCTCACCCACACCGGCCGCAAGCTGGTCCGCAACTGGCAAGCGGATGATATGGCCCGGCTCGAATCGCTGTACGATCAGATGAAAGCCTGCTTCGAAAAGAACGATCTGATGGCCTTTCTGGAGCTGGGCATCGAATACACCAAGGCATCGCTGGCTTACGCCGATAACTATTTTATTGTCTCCGCCATTGACGACCTCTGGCCGTCGGCGAAGCGCTGCGCCTTCGTCGCTTTCCAGCGGGGTGGCAACCAGGTGCTGGAAGACAACCTCGCCCACATGCAGGAATCCATCAGCGCCATCAAGGACCGGGATGAAGAGCGCCTGGCGGACATTCTGCACCGCTATGCCCTGCAGCAATGCCATCAGGTTCTGGACGCGATTGACAATACCAGCGGCAAACTCGGGTAA
- a CDS encoding alpha/beta fold hydrolase, with product MSVALNHRITGEGPPLILLHGLFGSLENLGGIARRLEDQWQVHALDERNHGGSPHTEAMDYPTMAEDVIAYMDAQGIAKASLLGHSMGGKVAMQIALQAPERVDKLIVADIAPISYKPHHDAILEGLNGIDLNGVRSRQDADKLMAGFVDIPGVRQFLLKNLERIPREQQEEGGAMFRWRLNLPVIDACYENLARAPEGEGPFTGPVLFLKGADSAYIQEKHRDDIQRLFPQAQLRIIQDTGHWLHAEKADTFAALCVRFLSADS from the coding sequence ATGAGTGTTGCGCTGAATCACCGCATTACCGGCGAAGGCCCGCCCCTGATCCTGTTACACGGCTTGTTCGGATCCCTGGAAAACCTTGGTGGTATCGCCCGGCGCCTTGAGGATCAGTGGCAGGTCCACGCACTGGACGAGCGCAATCATGGTGGCTCTCCTCACACTGAAGCCATGGATTATCCGACGATGGCTGAGGACGTGATTGCCTATATGGACGCTCAGGGGATCGCAAAGGCCAGCCTTCTGGGCCACTCCATGGGCGGCAAGGTAGCGATGCAGATTGCCCTTCAGGCGCCGGAACGGGTGGATAAACTGATCGTGGCCGATATTGCGCCAATCAGCTACAAGCCCCACCACGACGCCATCCTGGAGGGCCTGAATGGCATCGACCTGAACGGTGTGCGATCCCGTCAGGACGCAGACAAGCTGATGGCCGGGTTTGTTGACATCCCGGGCGTCCGGCAATTCCTGTTGAAAAACCTTGAGCGTATCCCCCGGGAACAGCAGGAAGAGGGGGGGGCGATGTTTCGCTGGCGCCTGAACCTTCCTGTCATTGACGCCTGCTACGAGAACCTCGCCAGGGCACCGGAGGGCGAGGGGCCGTTCACCGGCCCGGTGCTGTTTCTCAAGGGTGCGGATTCCGCCTACATCCAGGAAAAGCACCGGGACGATATCCAACGCCTGTTCCCCCAGGCTCAGTTGCGGATTATTCAGGACACCGGTCACTGGCTGCACGCCGAAAAAGCCGATACCTTCGCGGCGTTGTGCGTCCGT